The Aquitalea magnusonii region TTATGAGGGGAAAACCTCAATCTATGAGGGGCATGGTGGTACAAAAGTCACCGTCAATGGAGTCGACTTTTGGGCTAATGGTTCGCCACCACAGAAGTACAGGCTGATTGGTATCGTCGTGAGTGAAATCGGCAGCGGTGTTGGTGATGAATCCATGATCCGAAGTGCCGTCGCGAAGGAGGTGAAAGAGCGGGGTGGGGATGCCGCAATTGAAGTAGGTAACAGCGAATCCATGACAGGTGTGGTTCAAACTTCACCCAGTTTGTACATGACAGCAGGTGTCCGTCGGATGAAGTTTGGGGTAGTCAAATACATCCCATAACACCTAAATGCCTGCCCCAATAGAAAAGCCCCGCTTATGCGGGGCTTTTAAGTGTCGGGTATTACTTTTGTAAATCTTCCAGCCGTTTCTTCATTACTATCGCGCAAGCCTCTGCAGATGTCTGGTATTCGGATATTTGAGATGTTGCAACCGAAGTTTGTGCATCTGACTTTATATCGTCGTGCGCCATAAAAGACAGAAAGCCATCCTTCATGTTCTCAATTGATTGGCGAAGGGTCACCTGAACTCCCATCGCACAACCACTGCTATGCATTTCTGCAACGACCTTCAGAGTGTCCTGCATCCTGGCGACGACAGGAGATAGTTGTACTCTTGGTGTTGCAGAGGCAAGTCTCGATTGCTCGATAAAGTCTTTGTAGGGCTGCTCCAGACTCTTCAGTTCTGCGAGTACTTGCTCAGCCTCTTCGATGTTCTTTTGTTTTTCCTGGTGTTTCTTGTAAGCATGACCACCAAAGCCGATCACAAGCACTGCAATTACCAACACCGATATCGAACCCATTTTCATGACAACTCTCCTAGAACAGACTGCCCTGTGCAGTCGCAGGTAGCAGGTCATCTGCTTTGGCTAGAATTTCTTCAATCCTGCGGTCACACAGCTTGTATTTCGGCACCAGCACATTATTGACAGTGGCATTATGCCCCAACTCACCGCACGACATGTCATAGTCAGCGCGGATACTGGCATCACGCAGGGCACGCAGTGCTGCAGCGCACTTCGGCACATACAGCCTGGTATTGCCATATCGCTTGACCAGCTTGGTCGCTGCATCGACGCCTACCGCTTCAGCCAGTGCTGCAAAATATTGTCCCTCCTGCCTGGCGGTTTTCGGGATCGGGAAGTGTGTGCCACCGTAGGCATCTACCAGCTTCAGTGTGGTGGCCAGCGTTAGCATATCAACGAGCTGGCGGGCATTTTCTGGTAACAGGTGTGCAGCACGGGCCATTGCCATTTCGTGGTCACTGCGGTTCATACGGGCCTCCCATTCCGGCGTGCATCATAGACAAGGGCGACCATCACCCCCTGCAGCTGTTCGTAATCCAGCCATTCCAGTTTTTCGACCTTGTACATACGCTTGGCCATTGCATGTGCGTACTCCCAGGGCCGGCCAGCGGTTGCCAGTTGGGCCTCAACCTTTGCAATCAGGGTTTCGCGGGTGTCCTTCGGCTGCGGACGGCGGCCATGCTTTTGCACAAAGCCCAGGCGCTTCATTTCGGCCAGCACGTCATCCAGCTGCTGCAGGGTCAGCTTGGTGCTGCTGGTTTTGCCATCAGCCAGGCGTGCCAGCATGGCGCGGTAGCTGTCGTCAGCCATCTGCAGCTGCTGCTGGGCGATCTTGATCTTTGCGATCATCGCCTTGCGTCTGTCGGTCATTGTTCTTCTCCTGGTCAAACTCAATGCACGCGTGACCGGCCATGCCGGCTTTATCAGAGGACGGCACCCCAGTGAGTTGATCGGGGCTGGCCGGTCACGGCTGCATTGAGGGTTAAAACACGTTGCGGAGCCTGTGTTAACAGGCTCGACACCGGGTTCTATCAGCGCCCGATGAAGGCGCGGCCTTCTTTGTCTGGCAAGTCCATCGCGATACGGAGGATGTTTTCTCTGCTCCACCAGCACCGCATATTCGGCAGTACTGTTCTGGCGTCTTGGGCAATGGCGACTCGTCCAACAACTTCGCGGTAGAGGGGCAGCAATTCCGACTGGTCACAGGAGACATCAATCAGCTGGCGCATCTGGGTAAAGCACTGGAATGCGTCCAGCTCACCCATTGCGACTTTTTGTTCGATTTCATTGATACGGTCTTGTAGCTTGCCCATGTCGTTTCTTTCGGCGGTTACTGACCAATGGCCAACGGTTTGTTGTCGACGCCATGATTCAGCGTTGCCTTGCGTCCAGCATTCCAGCCAGCTGCTCGTGCATTCACATCACCATCGCGAAGACTCTTTCCCGCTTGGCGATCCCTGGGAACCAAGGTGCCAAGGTCCGGGTATTCCTTGGCCATGTAGACCTCCAGTGCTTCTTCGTTGGCTTGCGTGCCTGCAAAGGCCTCAATCTGGCGACGAACGCCAGCCACCCAGGCTTCGCAGAACAGATCGGCGCGGCGAGTCCGACTAGCCGGAACAAGGCGTTTACAGTGGGTCTGCTGGTACTCACTGCGGGCTTTGCGCAGCTGGCGCATCAGCACGGTGTAGGCATAAGTGGCTATCTCTGCTGCCGGGCCGCAGCCGATAAACGTCCAGTAGCCTGCTTTCAATTCCTGGACAAAAATCTTGCGGCAGCCAAAGGCGGTGGCCACCGTGGTGGACAGCTGGCTTTCCCACTTCACAGGCTTGGTTTTGGCACCTGCTTTAACCTTGGCCTCGCTTACCTCGGCCATCAGGATGTCGCCATCCTCCACCCCATACTTGCGCATCAGCGCTTGAGCCTGGCGAAGGGCTGCAGCGGCTTCATGCTCATTGGCGCTTTTGGCCAGGGCTAGGCACTTCCTGATTTTTTCGATTGCTGTTTGTTTATCCATGTTTTCCTCGGCTGCTCATCAGTACCAAGCCACCACGCCTGGCAGACCGCCCTTGCGGGCGGTTTCGCACGGATTAGCCTGCTGCGGCCTCTTTCAGACGCTTGGCCGGGGAGAACTTCGCAGCACGCTTGGCAGCGATCTGGATGGTTTCACCGGTCTTGGGATTGCGGCCGGCCTTGGCGGCACGCTCCACACTGCCGAACTTGCCCAAGTCAGTGATTTGCAGCTCACCACCGGCACGGACGGTGTCCAGGATGGTGGTGGTCAGGCTGTTGATCACGGCTTCGGCCTGCTTGGCAGTCACTTCAGCGTGTTCGGCTACGTGTTTGATCAGCTCTTGCTTGTTCATGCTTTTCTCCTTGGTACTGCGTTGTAAAAACTACTTGAAAGGGATGTTTCCGGTTCTGAGGTTGCGGATC contains the following coding sequences:
- a CDS encoding Mor transcription activator family protein; this encodes MNRSDHEMAMARAAHLLPENARQLVDMLTLATTLKLVDAYGGTHFPIPKTARQEGQYFAALAEAVGVDAATKLVKRYGNTRLYVPKCAAALRALRDASIRADYDMSCGELGHNATVNNVLVPKYKLCDRRIEEILAKADDLLPATAQGSLF
- a CDS encoding gp16 family protein, whose translation is MTDRRKAMIAKIKIAQQQLQMADDSYRAMLARLADGKTSSTKLTLQQLDDVLAEMKRLGFVQKHGRRPQPKDTRETLIAKVEAQLATAGRPWEYAHAMAKRMYKVEKLEWLDYEQLQGVMVALVYDARRNGRPV
- a CDS encoding DUF2786 domain-containing protein; protein product: MDKQTAIEKIRKCLALAKSANEHEAAAALRQAQALMRKYGVEDGDILMAEVSEAKVKAGAKTKPVKWESQLSTTVATAFGCRKIFVQELKAGYWTFIGCGPAAEIATYAYTVLMRQLRKARSEYQQTHCKRLVPASRTRRADLFCEAWVAGVRRQIEAFAGTQANEEALEVYMAKEYPDLGTLVPRDRQAGKSLRDGDVNARAAGWNAGRKATLNHGVDNKPLAIGQ
- a CDS encoding HU family DNA-binding protein: MNKQELIKHVAEHAEVTAKQAEAVINSLTTTILDTVRAGGELQITDLGKFGSVERAAKAGRNPKTGETIQIAAKRAAKFSPAKRLKEAAAG